One window from the genome of Pseudomonas frederiksbergensis encodes:
- a CDS encoding sigma-54-dependent Fis family transcriptional regulator: MNAQPMALDVEDRDYLTALGPASLNGGSSPALDEAWRACLKGVTERPPGVRQVIWNSWRRSVEAGLDPQDGEYRFVVPAELTATLAANRLLIAAAAQVMRGLLAYNPNGHINLTDAEGTTLYFCGLDLTPIGSRLLESVQGTNCTGLALVEDRLVYVLAGENFGAGLRQRHMHCAAAPIRDSHGRTLAMLTLTAEPGWFHFHTLGTVQAAAEAVSRQMTLHALLEEQQTVLEVLNEGLVVLDENGDIKALNHYARQLFRVDPAWLGKPFQSLGQTELSGEILRSAGEGVRDLDCTFELHDRSHLACLVSVCPLEQGGRIVSLRENRRIREITRRIIGTQASYTFETIQGRSRAIQDALHLGRIASRSDSTTLILGESGTGKELFAQAIHNASERRGGPFVAVNCGAIPRDLVQSELFGHVEGAFTGSTRGGSAGKFELADGGTIFLDEIGDMSFDAQVSLLRVLQEGEVTRVGAKKSLRVNVRIIAATHRNLSQAVAEGAFREDLYYRLNVLGLTVPPLRMRLEDVPMLARHFLARCARSLRKPMRDLSPEALELLGAYHWPGNVRELENVIERATNLAATELIQANDLALEIRQGGQPSARHPAPAPRAAVDLGTHEMNAIIAALRDTRGNIRLAARQLNVSRGGLYNKMSRFGLKVEAFRSGLD, translated from the coding sequence ATGAATGCACAGCCGATGGCCTTGGACGTTGAAGACCGTGACTACCTGACCGCCCTAGGCCCCGCGTCGTTGAATGGCGGTTCAAGCCCGGCGCTGGATGAGGCTTGGCGAGCCTGCTTGAAGGGCGTCACCGAGCGTCCCCCCGGTGTCAGGCAAGTGATCTGGAATTCCTGGCGGCGCAGCGTCGAAGCCGGGCTCGACCCGCAAGACGGCGAGTACCGTTTTGTCGTGCCCGCTGAGTTGACCGCGACGTTGGCGGCGAATCGATTGTTGATTGCCGCTGCTGCGCAGGTCATGCGCGGCTTGCTGGCCTACAACCCCAACGGGCATATCAACCTGACCGATGCTGAAGGCACCACGTTGTATTTCTGTGGCTTGGACCTCACGCCGATCGGCAGTCGACTGCTGGAGTCGGTACAGGGCACCAATTGCACCGGGCTGGCGCTGGTTGAGGACCGCCTGGTGTACGTGCTGGCCGGGGAAAACTTCGGCGCCGGCCTGCGCCAACGGCATATGCATTGCGCCGCCGCGCCCATCCGCGATTCCCACGGACGAACGCTGGCGATGTTGACGTTGACCGCCGAACCCGGCTGGTTTCACTTCCACACCCTGGGCACCGTCCAGGCTGCGGCCGAAGCCGTCTCCCGGCAAATGACGCTACATGCGTTGCTCGAAGAGCAACAAACGGTCCTGGAAGTGCTCAACGAGGGCTTGGTGGTGCTGGACGAAAACGGTGACATCAAGGCCCTCAACCATTACGCCCGGCAGTTGTTTCGTGTCGACCCTGCCTGGCTGGGCAAGCCGTTCCAGAGCCTGGGGCAGACCGAACTGAGCGGTGAAATCCTGCGCAGCGCCGGGGAAGGGGTGAGGGACCTGGATTGCACGTTCGAGCTGCATGATCGCAGCCACCTGGCCTGCCTGGTGTCGGTCTGTCCCCTGGAGCAGGGCGGTCGTATTGTTTCGTTGCGTGAGAACCGGCGCATTCGCGAGATCACCCGGCGCATCATCGGCACCCAGGCCAGCTACACCTTCGAAACCATCCAGGGCCGCTCCCGCGCCATCCAGGACGCGTTGCACTTGGGCCGAATCGCCAGCCGCAGCGACTCGACCACCCTGATCCTTGGAGAAAGCGGCACAGGGAAGGAGCTGTTCGCCCAGGCCATCCACAATGCCAGCGAGCGTCGCGGTGGGCCTTTCGTGGCGGTCAACTGCGGGGCCATTCCCCGGGACCTGGTACAGAGCGAGCTGTTTGGCCACGTCGAAGGCGCATTCACCGGATCGACGCGCGGCGGCTCGGCGGGCAAGTTCGAGCTGGCCGATGGCGGGACGATATTCCTCGACGAAATCGGCGACATGTCCTTCGATGCCCAAGTCAGCTTGCTGCGCGTCCTGCAGGAAGGCGAAGTCACCCGCGTGGGGGCGAAAAAATCGTTGCGGGTCAACGTTCGCATCATTGCCGCGACTCACCGCAACCTGAGCCAGGCGGTGGCCGAAGGCGCCTTTCGCGAGGACCTCTACTATCGACTCAACGTGCTGGGCCTGACGGTGCCCCCGCTGCGGATGCGCCTTGAAGATGTGCCGATGCTGGCGCGGCACTTTCTGGCCCGTTGCGCCCGGTCGCTGCGAAAACCCATGCGCGACCTGTCACCCGAGGCGCTGGAGCTTTTGGGCGCCTACCACTGGCCGGGCAATGTCCGCGAGCTGGAAAATGTCATCGAGCGGGCGACCAACCTGGCTGCCACCGAGCTGATCCAGGCGAACGACCTTGCATTGGAAATCAGGCAGGGAGGGCAGCCATCGGCCCGGCACCCTGCTCCCGCGCCCCGAGCGGCCGTGGATCTTGGCACCCATGAAATGAATGCGATCATCGCAGCCCTCAGGGACACGCGAGGCAATATCCGCCTGGCCGCCCGGCAGCTGAACGTATCCCGTGGCGGTTTGTACAACAAGATGAGCCGATTCGGGCTCAAGGTCGAAGCGTTCCGTTCGGGCTTGGACTGA
- a CDS encoding Gfo/Idh/MocA family oxidoreductase, with amino-acid sequence MSMSKTIRLGLIGAGRMGSFHGLTAARHIPGACLGAIADPTPGQAAKLATELAVEKVYTDPRDLLDDPDIDAVLIAAPARSHAELVVSAAQAGKSVFCEKPMAITLDEADRAIAATADARVTLQVGFNRRFAKSFRTAHLDVVAGRIGTPQLLRSLTRDPALNNPAASPQWVIFLETLIHDFDTLRYLNPGAEAIEVFVMADALIAPDFKHKGFLDTAVVTIRFDNGAIATAEANFQAVYGYDVRGEVFGSAGMLTMGSVNDGDLLRYLANGVQADTQRMDTDLLRDAYVAELNHFVDCVRSGEKPLASGEDARAALAIARACIESFQQGKAVRVQGALS; translated from the coding sequence ATGAGCATGTCAAAAACCATCCGCCTGGGTCTTATCGGTGCCGGTCGCATGGGCAGCTTTCACGGCCTGACCGCCGCTCGCCACATCCCCGGCGCATGCCTTGGCGCCATTGCCGACCCCACGCCTGGCCAGGCCGCGAAGCTGGCGACGGAATTGGCTGTCGAGAAGGTCTACACCGATCCAAGAGACTTGCTGGATGACCCGGATATCGACGCCGTACTGATCGCCGCGCCGGCCCGCAGCCACGCCGAACTGGTGGTCAGCGCGGCGCAGGCGGGAAAAAGCGTGTTCTGCGAAAAACCCATGGCCATCACCCTGGATGAGGCCGACCGCGCCATTGCCGCCACAGCCGATGCGAGGGTGACGCTGCAAGTGGGCTTCAACCGGCGCTTCGCCAAGAGCTTTCGCACCGCACACCTGGACGTGGTTGCCGGCCGAATCGGTACGCCACAACTCCTGCGCTCGTTGACCCGAGATCCGGCATTGAACAACCCCGCCGCCTCGCCGCAATGGGTGATTTTCCTGGAGACGCTGATTCACGATTTCGACACCTTGCGCTACCTCAATCCGGGTGCCGAAGCGATCGAGGTGTTCGTCATGGCCGACGCGTTGATCGCGCCGGATTTCAAACACAAAGGCTTCCTCGACACCGCAGTGGTCACGATCCGATTCGACAACGGCGCCATCGCCACCGCCGAGGCCAATTTCCAGGCGGTGTACGGCTACGACGTCCGTGGCGAAGTGTTCGGCAGCGCCGGCATGCTGACCATGGGCAGCGTCAACGACGGCGATTTGCTGCGCTACCTGGCCAATGGCGTCCAGGCCGACACCCAGCGCATGGACACCGACTTGCTGCGTGACGCCTACGTGGCCGAGCTCAACCACTTCGTCGATTGCGTGCGCAGCGGTGAAAAGCCCCTCGCCAGCGGTGAAGACGCCCGGGCCGCGCTGGCGATCGCCCGCGCCTGCATCGAGTCGTTCCAACAAGGCAAGGCGGTGCGTGTGCAAGGAGCGCTTTCATGA
- a CDS encoding TIM barrel protein, protein MSVIPFKLAVSAEMVFLDLPFVERVKRIHALGFSVEIWNWTTKDIQALAATGADFTSMTGYIAGNLTDPEDIRQLLDSARESLGIATQLNCPSLNLHGTGLGDRGLPVKPVGQATGRMWLSACKTLEKIARLGEDADRVFLLENLNTEVDHPGTPFARADDTLALIEAVGSPHLKMNLDLYHAQIGEGNLIELIQRAGDAIGEIQVADVPGRMEPGTGEINYPAIARALSNMGYRGVVGLEGWASGDSEPALERFRQAFTLDR, encoded by the coding sequence ATGAGTGTCATACCGTTCAAGCTGGCGGTCAGCGCCGAGATGGTGTTCCTCGACCTGCCCTTTGTCGAACGCGTCAAACGCATCCATGCGCTGGGCTTCAGCGTCGAGATCTGGAACTGGACGACCAAGGACATCCAGGCCCTTGCGGCAACCGGCGCTGACTTCACCTCCATGACCGGCTACATCGCGGGCAACCTGACCGACCCCGAAGACATTCGGCAACTGCTCGACAGCGCCCGGGAATCCTTAGGCATAGCGACGCAATTGAATTGCCCGAGCCTGAACCTGCACGGCACCGGCCTGGGTGACCGGGGTCTGCCGGTCAAGCCCGTTGGCCAGGCCACCGGCCGCATGTGGCTGAGCGCCTGCAAGACCCTGGAAAAAATCGCCCGCCTGGGTGAAGACGCCGACCGGGTGTTCCTGCTGGAAAATCTCAACACTGAAGTCGACCATCCGGGCACACCGTTCGCCCGCGCCGACGACACCCTGGCGCTGATCGAAGCCGTGGGCAGCCCGCACCTGAAAATGAACCTGGACCTCTATCACGCGCAGATCGGCGAAGGAAACCTGATCGAACTGATCCAGCGCGCCGGCGACGCCATCGGTGAAATCCAGGTCGCCGATGTGCCTGGTCGTATGGAACCCGGCACCGGCGAAATCAACTATCCGGCGATTGCCAGGGCCCTGTCCAACATGGGATACCGCGGTGTCGTCGGCCTCGAAGGTTGGGCCAGCGGCGACAGCGAGCCGGCGCTTGAGCGCTTCAGGCAGGCCTTCACGCTGGATAGATGA
- a CDS encoding sugar ABC transporter substrate-binding protein translates to MRRCTLLFTTLLLFFSQWAAADYRIGVSIARVDDNFMTYVRNGLDEAAKKDGVQIQFEDAQGDVVRQLNQVQGFINQKVDAVIVLPVDTSATANITRAAVEAKTPLVYVNRHPDERTLPKGVVTVASNDIEAGQLQMRYLAEKLGGKGNLAIIMGDLAQNATHDRTEGVKQVLKDFPGIKVVEQQSAEWQRNKGMDLTSNWLLAGSRFDAIVANNDEMAIGAAMALQQAGKGKGEIAIVGIDGLPDGLAAIKRGMLVASVFQDPKAQATSAVQAALKMIKGEPVEAEVWVPFQLIKPEQLAVFEQRYK, encoded by the coding sequence ATGCGTCGTTGCACACTGCTGTTCACCACGCTACTCCTGTTTTTCAGCCAATGGGCCGCCGCCGACTATCGCATCGGTGTCAGCATCGCCAGGGTCGACGATAACTTCATGACCTATGTGCGCAACGGCCTGGACGAGGCCGCCAAGAAAGATGGCGTCCAGATCCAGTTCGAGGACGCCCAGGGCGATGTGGTTCGCCAGCTCAACCAGGTCCAGGGCTTCATCAATCAGAAAGTGGATGCCGTGATCGTCCTGCCAGTCGATACCTCGGCCACGGCCAATATCACCCGTGCGGCGGTCGAGGCGAAGACGCCGCTGGTCTACGTCAACCGTCACCCGGACGAACGCACCCTGCCCAAAGGCGTGGTCACGGTGGCGTCCAATGACATCGAGGCCGGCCAATTGCAGATGCGTTACCTGGCCGAAAAACTCGGTGGCAAGGGCAACCTCGCGATCATCATGGGCGACCTTGCGCAAAACGCCACCCATGACCGCACCGAAGGGGTCAAGCAGGTGCTCAAGGACTTTCCAGGCATCAAGGTTGTCGAGCAGCAGAGTGCCGAGTGGCAGCGCAACAAAGGCATGGACCTGACCAGCAACTGGCTGCTCGCCGGCAGCCGTTTCGATGCCATCGTCGCCAACAATGACGAGATGGCCATCGGTGCGGCCATGGCGTTGCAACAGGCCGGCAAGGGCAAGGGTGAAATCGCGATTGTCGGCATCGACGGCTTGCCTGACGGCCTGGCGGCGATCAAGCGCGGGATGCTGGTCGCCTCGGTGTTCCAGGACCCCAAGGCCCAGGCGACCAGCGCGGTGCAGGCAGCCCTGAAGATGATCAAGGGCGAGCCGGTGGAAGCTGAGGTGTGGGTGCCCTTCCAGTTGATCAAGCCTGAACAACTGGCGGTCTTCGAGCAGCGTTACAAGTAG
- a CDS encoding diaminobutyrate--2-oxoglutarate transaminase: MESVQPRSSSSATFTLEQFRHQAPRELNTNPYLQRQAARESNARSYPRRIPLALQEAHGLYVRDTQGQLFMDCLAGAGTLALGHNHPVAIAAMRQTLDSGLPLHTLDLTTPVKDRFVEDLFNALPENFARHARIQFCGPTGADGIEAALKLARIATGRKPILTFSGGYHGMTLGTLSLMGNLGPKQALGSLMADVQFLPYPYDYRCPFGIGGEAGIDAGLHFIEQLLSDPESGVLPPAAVVVEVVQGEGGVIPAPVRWLQGLRQLTRQHGVALIIDEVQTGLGRTGKLFAFQRADIEPDILVLSKAIGGGLPLAVMVYREELDTWKPGSHAGTFRGNQMAMAAGAATLRHIISENLPGHADIMGQRLMEQLRQLQGDYPCLGQVRGRGLMVGVEVVSDIPSDSRVPPADTALAQAIQRQCLRLGVILELGGRHGAVVRFLPPLIIQAEEIDVLVELFRVALNNALAETKGRALHIA; the protein is encoded by the coding sequence ATGGAAAGTGTCCAGCCCCGTTCATCCTCCAGCGCCACCTTCACGCTGGAGCAGTTCCGCCACCAGGCGCCTCGCGAACTCAATACCAACCCGTACCTGCAACGCCAGGCGGCCCGGGAATCGAATGCGCGTTCCTATCCGCGACGCATCCCGCTGGCCCTGCAGGAAGCCCATGGGCTTTATGTGCGCGACACCCAGGGCCAATTATTCATGGATTGCCTCGCCGGCGCGGGCACCTTGGCACTGGGCCATAACCACCCGGTGGCCATTGCCGCCATGCGCCAGACGCTCGATTCCGGTTTGCCCCTGCACACCCTGGACCTGACGACGCCGGTCAAGGATCGCTTCGTCGAAGACTTGTTCAATGCGTTGCCGGAAAACTTTGCCCGCCACGCGCGCATCCAGTTCTGCGGACCGACCGGTGCCGATGGCATCGAGGCGGCCCTGAAGCTGGCGCGGATCGCCACCGGGCGCAAGCCGATCCTCACGTTCTCCGGGGGCTACCATGGCATGACCCTGGGGACATTGAGCCTGATGGGCAACCTGGGGCCGAAACAGGCGCTGGGCTCGCTGATGGCGGACGTGCAGTTCCTGCCATACCCGTATGACTACCGCTGCCCGTTCGGCATCGGCGGTGAAGCCGGCATCGACGCCGGGCTGCACTTCATCGAACAGCTGCTGAGCGATCCGGAATCGGGCGTGTTGCCACCGGCGGCGGTGGTCGTGGAAGTGGTGCAGGGCGAGGGCGGGGTGATCCCGGCACCGGTACGCTGGCTCCAGGGCTTGCGTCAATTGACGCGCCAACATGGTGTGGCGCTGATCATCGATGAAGTGCAAACCGGCCTGGGTCGTACCGGCAAGCTGTTTGCGTTCCAGCGTGCCGACATCGAGCCGGACATCCTGGTGCTTTCCAAGGCCATCGGCGGCGGGCTGCCATTGGCCGTGATGGTCTACCGCGAGGAGCTGGACACCTGGAAGCCTGGCTCCCATGCCGGCACGTTCCGTGGCAACCAGATGGCGATGGCTGCGGGTGCTGCAACGTTGCGTCATATCATCAGCGAAAACCTGCCAGGGCACGCCGACATCATGGGGCAGCGCCTGATGGAGCAACTGCGCCAGTTGCAGGGTGATTACCCTTGCCTGGGCCAGGTGCGTGGCCGGGGATTGATGGTGGGCGTGGAAGTCGTCAGCGACATACCGAGCGACAGCCGGGTTCCCCCGGCGGATACGGCATTGGCCCAGGCCATCCAGCGCCAATGCCTGCGCCTGGGAGTCATCCTGGAGCTGGGCGGGCGTCACGGCGCCGTGGTGCGATTCCTGCCGCCGTTGATCATCCAGGCCGAAGAGATCGATGTGCTGGTCGAACTGTTCCGGGTGGCGTTGAACAATGCCCTCGCCGAGACCAAGGGCAGGGCGTTGCACATCGCTTGA
- a CDS encoding MbtH family protein, with product MSLDSPDTRFLVVVNEEEQYSIWPDYRSVPAGWRTVDMQGSKEECLAYIEKVWTDMRPLSLRQAMQAQGQG from the coding sequence ATGAGTTTGGATAGCCCGGATACGCGGTTTCTGGTTGTCGTCAACGAAGAGGAGCAGTACTCGATCTGGCCGGACTACCGCAGCGTGCCCGCTGGCTGGCGCACCGTGGACATGCAGGGCAGCAAGGAAGAGTGCCTGGCCTACATCGAGAAAGTCTGGACCGACATGCGCCCGCTGAGCCTGCGCCAGGCCATGCAGGCACAAGGACAGGGCTGA
- the fhuF gene encoding siderophore-iron reductase FhuF, translated as MIPSLAPLFTGPLVAFEEKLQLRSQPRTDLPAELFFQRETFNDFVDELLARYQTDERLALVSLWSKWYFSTFLAPVMAATLLLQRDLPLALNDVGLKLGDDARPQALHLRDAGQPLPRCTAFERFQALIEQHLEPVIDTLASVSRASPRLFWSNAGNTFEFVSTRIDLHPLANPDSTLPAREILTARLRPDGRRNPLFAPVRYHDIGEDEPQRLRRICCIRYRLPGVGYCSSCPLDECKRQDADA; from the coding sequence ATGATTCCCAGCCTTGCTCCGCTGTTCACCGGGCCGCTCGTGGCCTTCGAAGAAAAGCTGCAACTGCGCAGCCAGCCCCGCACCGATCTGCCGGCGGAGCTGTTCTTCCAGCGCGAGACGTTCAATGACTTCGTCGACGAGCTGCTGGCGCGCTACCAGACCGATGAACGCCTGGCGCTGGTGTCACTGTGGTCCAAGTGGTATTTCAGTACCTTCCTTGCGCCGGTGATGGCCGCCACCCTGCTGCTGCAACGGGACCTGCCGCTCGCCCTGAACGACGTCGGCTTGAAACTCGGCGACGACGCCCGGCCACAGGCCTTGCATCTGCGCGACGCCGGGCAACCCCTGCCTCGATGCACGGCCTTCGAACGGTTCCAGGCGCTGATCGAACAGCATCTGGAACCGGTCATCGACACGCTGGCAAGCGTCAGCCGCGCTTCGCCCCGTTTGTTCTGGAGCAACGCCGGCAACACCTTCGAGTTCGTCTCCACGCGGATCGACCTGCATCCGCTGGCAAACCCCGACAGCACCCTGCCCGCCCGGGAAATCCTCACCGCCCGCCTGCGCCCCGATGGCCGGCGCAACCCGTTGTTCGCCCCCGTGCGCTACCACGACATCGGCGAGGACGAGCCGCAGCGCCTGCGGCGAATCTGCTGCATCCGCTACCGCCTTCCCGGCGTCGGCTATTGCAGCAGTTGCCCCCTCGATGAATGCAAACGGCAGGATGCGGACGCCTGA
- a CDS encoding cyclic peptide export ABC transporter, giving the protein MMLLKELLHNARWRIFLAVLSSALSAATSIGLIGYINRCLEQGLDDLGQGLLLFGGLLVLLFISGVTSQWLLVQIGHRLVYQLRLRLVGKVLGTALERIERLGSPRIYNALTKDVTTVATAFKQLPISLYNGLLLLAGLAYMAWLSLPFFGLTLAVIAAGVGLDVLLGRKVKRLMQAVRQQDDQLTEQFEAAIQGRCELGLSRERRHLLYQRKLEPIARASLDASVRADTLWAVNLNWTTLLVFVLIGTLFFLGQGLGLLSQQVVVGYVLAIMFLRTPISMILDAIPAVIRGHVALQAIDALALGETVEFKTPAQAAQPFRELRLSDVHYRYAGKNEEFAFELGPIDLTIRRGELIFIVGGNGSGKSTLAKLLTGLYVPAAGEVSLNGVVLDASTSEWHREHFAAIFADFYLFADVLGEAGDHEGLEARVDHYLERLGLAHKVEFAAGRLSTTALSQGQRKRLALLLLMMEGREVFLLDEWAADQDPVFRHVFYNELLPELKAAGKTVIAITHDDRYFDVADRVYRLDYGHLVDYDRATENPFQLAK; this is encoded by the coding sequence ATGATGTTATTGAAAGAACTGCTGCACAACGCGCGGTGGCGCATCTTCCTCGCGGTGCTGAGCAGTGCCTTGAGCGCGGCCACCAGTATCGGCCTGATCGGCTACATCAACCGCTGCCTGGAACAAGGCCTGGACGACCTCGGCCAGGGCTTGCTGCTGTTCGGTGGCCTGCTGGTGCTGTTGTTCATCAGCGGGGTCACCTCGCAATGGTTGCTGGTGCAGATCGGCCATCGCCTGGTGTACCAGTTGCGCTTGCGGTTGGTGGGCAAGGTGCTGGGAACTGCCCTCGAACGCATCGAACGGTTGGGTAGCCCACGCATCTACAACGCCCTGACCAAGGACGTGACCACCGTCGCGACGGCGTTCAAGCAATTGCCGATTTCCTTGTACAACGGCTTGCTGTTGCTGGCAGGGCTGGCGTACATGGCCTGGCTGAGCCTGCCGTTCTTTGGCCTGACTCTGGCGGTGATCGCCGCCGGCGTCGGCCTCGATGTGTTGTTGGGACGCAAGGTCAAGCGCCTGATGCAGGCTGTCCGGCAACAGGACGATCAACTCACCGAGCAGTTCGAAGCCGCGATCCAGGGGCGTTGCGAACTGGGCCTGAGCCGGGAGCGCCGGCATCTGCTTTATCAACGCAAGCTCGAACCTATTGCCCGAGCGTCGCTGGACGCATCGGTGCGCGCCGACACCTTGTGGGCAGTGAACCTGAACTGGACGACGCTGCTGGTGTTCGTGCTGATCGGCACGCTGTTTTTCCTCGGCCAGGGGCTGGGGTTGCTGAGCCAGCAGGTGGTGGTTGGCTACGTCCTGGCGATCATGTTCCTGCGTACGCCGATCTCGATGATCCTCGATGCCATTCCCGCGGTCATTCGCGGCCATGTCGCCTTGCAGGCCATCGACGCCTTGGCACTGGGCGAGACGGTGGAGTTCAAGACGCCCGCGCAAGCGGCGCAGCCGTTTCGCGAGCTGCGCCTGTCGGATGTGCATTACCGGTATGCCGGCAAGAACGAGGAATTTGCCTTTGAGCTGGGGCCGATCGACCTGACGATCCGGCGCGGCGAGTTGATTTTCATCGTCGGTGGCAATGGCAGCGGCAAGTCGACCCTGGCCAAGCTGTTGACCGGGCTCTACGTGCCCGCCGCGGGCGAGGTGTCACTCAATGGGGTGGTGCTCGATGCCAGCACCAGCGAATGGCACCGCGAGCACTTCGCCGCGATCTTCGCCGACTTCTATCTGTTCGCCGATGTGCTGGGCGAGGCGGGCGACCATGAAGGATTGGAGGCTCGGGTGGACCACTATCTCGAGCGCCTGGGGCTCGCCCACAAGGTTGAATTCGCCGCCGGGCGCCTGTCCACCACTGCGTTGTCCCAAGGCCAGCGCAAACGCCTGGCCTTGCTGCTGCTGATGATGGAGGGCCGTGAAGTCTTCTTGCTGGACGAATGGGCGGCCGACCAGGATCCGGTGTTCCGCCATGTGTTCTACAACGAGTTGCTGCCTGAGCTGAAAGCGGCCGGCAAGACAGTCATTGCCATCACCCATGATGACCGTTATTTCGATGTGGCGGACCGGGTCTACCGTCTCGACTATGGCCACCTCGTCGATTACGACCGGGCGACGGAGAACCCCTTTCAATTGGCGAAATGA